Proteins co-encoded in one Acinetobacter lwoffii genomic window:
- a CDS encoding ABC transporter ATP-binding protein, which produces MIQSSNDSTIMPQAIISAQKLTQKIQLSQKQLTIFEDLDLDIQAGEQVAITGRSGSGKSTLLGILATLDQASSGQLMVCGESVSSLDEEQRALVRLRNIGFVFQSFQLLPHLTALENVMLPLRLQPGFKYAEAEQKALALLHKVGLDRQAQQTPKVLSGGEQQRVAIARALVSEPKIIFADEPTGNLDGETAREIEQLVFQLNRELGTTLVLVTHDRKLAQQCQRHFELLNGELIEHPSGG; this is translated from the coding sequence ATGATTCAAAGCAGCAACGATTCGACCATCATGCCACAGGCTATTATTTCTGCCCAGAAATTGACACAAAAGATACAACTTTCACAAAAACAGCTCACCATTTTTGAGGATCTTGATCTGGATATTCAGGCCGGAGAACAAGTGGCAATTACCGGTCGTTCCGGTTCCGGAAAATCCACATTACTGGGTATTTTGGCGACACTGGATCAGGCGAGTTCAGGTCAGCTTATGGTCTGTGGCGAATCGGTCTCTAGCTTGGATGAAGAACAACGTGCACTGGTACGTTTAAGAAATATCGGGTTTGTCTTTCAGTCTTTTCAGCTCTTACCGCACCTGACTGCACTTGAAAATGTAATGCTGCCACTGCGCCTGCAGCCCGGCTTTAAATATGCAGAAGCCGAGCAAAAAGCCTTGGCTCTGTTGCATAAAGTGGGTCTGGATCGACAGGCGCAGCAAACGCCGAAAGTACTGTCTGGCGGTGAACAACAGCGTGTAGCCATCGCTCGTGCACTGGTCAGTGAACCAAAGATCATTTTTGCCGATGAACCTACGGGCAATCTCGATGGTGAAACGGCCAGAGAAATTGAACAACTAGTCTTTCAACTAAACCGGGAACTGGGGACGACTTTGGTGCTGGTCACGCATGACCGCAAACTGGCGCAGCAGTGCCAGCGGCATTTTGAACTGCTGAATGGCGAGCTGATTGAACATCCGAGTGGAGGATGA
- a CDS encoding arylesterase: MKDLNQKTRLLPYFFLLSLCLLPLGVSAKTIMILGDSLSAGYGIQPQQGWVHLLQKRLEQQYPKQHKVVNASVSGETTSGALARLPKLLQTHRPDLVVIELGGNDGLRGQPPQMIQKNLASLVQQSQKAKAKVIVFGIKMPPNYGQAYSKAFENNYKVVSQQYKVKLLPFFMQGVAGNKTLMQKDLIHPNAKAQTILLNNAYPYIKGAL; the protein is encoded by the coding sequence ATGAAAGATCTTAATCAGAAAACTCGGCTATTGCCTTACTTTTTTTTGCTCAGTCTGTGCCTGTTACCTCTTGGGGTTTCAGCAAAGACGATTATGATTTTAGGTGATAGTTTAAGTGCAGGTTATGGTATCCAGCCCCAGCAGGGATGGGTACATTTATTACAAAAGCGTTTAGAGCAACAGTATCCGAAACAGCATAAAGTGGTCAATGCAAGTGTCAGCGGTGAAACCACCAGCGGAGCACTGGCCAGACTGCCAAAATTGCTGCAGACGCATCGTCCAGACCTTGTGGTGATTGAGTTAGGTGGCAATGATGGCTTACGTGGACAACCACCGCAAATGATTCAAAAAAATTTAGCCAGCCTGGTTCAGCAGAGCCAGAAAGCCAAGGCCAAGGTCATCGTCTTTGGCATAAAAATGCCGCCTAATTACGGGCAGGCCTATAGCAAGGCTTTTGAAAATAATTATAAAGTGGTGAGTCAGCAATATAAGGTGAAGTTATTGCCCTTCTTTATGCAGGGTGTCGCCGGTAATAAAACATTGATGCAAAAGGATCTGATTCATCCAAATGCTAAAGCACAGACAATCCTGTTAAATAATGCTTATCCATACATTAAAGGCGCTTTATAA
- a CDS encoding carbonic anhydrase translates to MLTAQEALERLRQGNQRFVSGDTTHPKQLSHQQRAEMAEDQNPFAIVLGCSDSRVPAEMVFDQGLGDLFVIRVAGNIVAPSQVGSVEFAAARYDCAIVVVLGHSHCGAIKATIDTLMCPDCPPSANLMSIVNRVRPSVETLMQTELKNDLAKLSKHAVRSNVFASVNQLRHGSAVLENLIGQGKLKVVGAEYSLETGEVTFFDF, encoded by the coding sequence ATGCTCACAGCTCAAGAAGCTTTAGAACGTCTTAGACAGGGTAACCAACGTTTTGTCAGTGGCGATACCACGCATCCAAAACAACTTAGCCACCAACAGCGCGCAGAAATGGCAGAGGATCAGAATCCGTTTGCGATTGTCTTGGGATGTTCAGATTCGCGCGTTCCAGCCGAAATGGTTTTTGATCAGGGTCTCGGCGATCTTTTTGTGATTCGTGTTGCAGGTAATATTGTTGCACCCTCACAGGTCGGCAGTGTTGAATTTGCCGCGGCACGTTATGATTGCGCGATTGTGGTGGTGTTAGGTCACAGTCACTGTGGTGCGATTAAAGCGACTATTGATACCTTGATGTGTCCTGATTGCCCCCCATCGGCAAACCTGATGTCGATTGTGAACCGCGTACGTCCTTCAGTTGAAACTTTAATGCAAACTGAACTGAAAAATGACTTGGCAAAATTGTCCAAGCATGCAGTACGTTCCAACGTATTTGCTTCGGTGAATCAGTTGCGTCACGGTTCAGCCGTTCTGGAAAACCTGATTGGACAAGGAAAACTAAAAGTCGTGGGTGCTGAATATTCACTGGAAACTGGTGAAGTGACATTCTTCGATTTCTAA